A stretch of Brassica rapa cultivar Chiifu-401-42 chromosome A08, CAAS_Brap_v3.01, whole genome shotgun sequence DNA encodes these proteins:
- the LOC103836016 gene encoding Golgi SNAP receptor complex member 1-1 → MDIPSSWDELRKQARKIEAQLDEQMHSYRRLVSTKSDGAASDLEAGIDLLLRQLQQVNAQMQAWVSSGGSEMVSHTLTRHQEILQDLTHEFYRHRSSLEAKQERASLLEDFKEFDRTRLDLEAGDGSSEQALLKEHVGINRNTSQMDGVISQAQATLGTLVFQRSNFGGINSKLGNVTSRLPTVNTILSAIKRKKSMDTIILSLVSAVCTFLIFIYWLTK, encoded by the exons ATGGACATTCCTAGCTCTTGGGATGAGTTACGGAAACAG GCTAGAAAGATTGAAGCTCAGCTTGACGAGCAGATGCATTCATACCGCAGACTTGTTTCCACAAAGTCTGACGGTGCAGCGAGTGATCTCGAAGCTGGGATTGACTTGCTTCTAAGGCAACTTCAACAAGTTAATGCTCAGATGCAAGCGTGGGTTTCTTCTGGTGGCTCTGAGATGGTCTCTCATACTTTGACTCGACATCAGGAGATCCTTCAAGACCTCACACAT GAGTTTTATCGACACCGCTCCAGTCTTGAAGCAAAACAAGAGCGTGCTTCACTTCTTGAGGACTTTAAAGAATTTGATCGGACTAGACTAGACTTAGAAGCTGGGGATGGGTCGTCAGAGCAAGCACTGCTCAAAGAACATGTTGGTATCAACCGCAATACCTCGCAG ATGGATGGTGTCATTTCACAAGCTCAGGCAACGCTCGGTACACTTGTGTTTCAACGTTCAAATTTTGGAGGTATCAACTCAAAGCTGGGCAATGTCACGAGTCGTCTACCCACG GTGAACACTATTCTGTCAGCGATAAAGAGGAAAAAGTCCATGGATACAATCATTCTTTCACTTGTTTCAGCTGTATGCACATTTCTCATATTCATCTACTGGTTAACCAAGTAA
- the LOC103836011 gene encoding 40S ribosomal protein S12-2, with protein sequence MSGDEAAAPVVVPPVAEPAAIIPEDMDLLTALELTLRKARAHGGVVRGLHESAKLIEKRVAQLCVLAEDCNQPDYVKLVKALCADHNINLLTVPSAKTLGEWAGLCKIDSEGNARKVVGCSCLVVKDYGEDTTALNIVKKHIESN encoded by the exons ATGTCGGG tgaTGAGGCTGCTGCTCCAGTTGTTGTTCCTCCCGTTGCTGAGCCAGCGGCTATAATCCCAGAGGATATGGATTTGTTGACTGCATTGGAGTTGACTCTTAGGAAGGCTCGTGCTCATGGTGGTGTTGTTCGTGGTCTCCATGAGAGCGCTAAGCTTATCGAGAAGCGTGTTGCTCAGCTCTGTgttttggctgaagactgtaaCCAGCCAGATTACGTCAAGCTTGTTAAGGCTCTATGTGCTGATCACAACATCAACTTGCTTACTGTTCCAAGTGCCAAGACCCTCGGCGAATGGGCTGGT CTCTGTAAGATTGACTCTGAGGGTAATGCTAGAAAGGTTGTTGGATGCTCCTGTCTTGTGGTCAAG GACTACGGTGAGGATACGACTGCACTCAACATCGTCAAGAAGCACATTGAATCTAACTAA